TTTTTATGCCGAACGGTCACTCGGGGTTGATCAGCGCTGCTATACCGTTTTTTGGGCTCCGTTGGCCGGATGCGTGGGCAACTAAGCTGAACCTCTGCGTTGAACCAGTAGTCAGCCCATTACCTATCAACCTGTCAGGAAGCAGCCCCATGGCGACCATGAAAGCGATAAGGATTCACCAGTTTGGTGATTCGAGTGTGCTGCGACTCGAATTTATTGAAATCCCTCATCCGCAAGTGGGTGAAGTATTGGTACGAATTGCCGCTGCGAGTGTTAACCCGGTTGACTACAAGATTCGCCAAGGCGAATTTCCGCCGGTCAGTGCAGAGAAGCTGCCCATCACCCAGGGCCGGGATTTTTCCGGCGTTGTCGAGCAAGTGGGCAGTGGTGTGGGAAGTTTTGCCAAAGGAGATCGGGTTTTCGGGATGGTCGGCGGTGATGCCAGTTATGCGGAGTACGCCGTCATCAAGGTCGAGCATTTGGCAAAGATTCCGGAAAATCTTGATTTCATACACGCTGCGGCCGTGCCTCTGGCGGCGCAGACTGCGTGGCAGGCGTTATTCGATCACGGCCATCTGGAGGCAGGGCAGCGCGTGCTGATCCAGGGTGCCAGCGGTGGCGTCGGGCATTTTGCCGTGCAGCTCGCTGCCGCCAAGGGCGCGATGGTCTACGCCACCGGCTCGGACAAAAGCGCGCGATTCATCAGCGCACTGGGCGCGGATCGGGTCATCGATTACACCAGGGAGCGTTTCGAGGATGTCTGCTCGAATATCGATCTGGTGATCAATCTGGTGTCCGGCGAAATGCAGCAGCGTTCATGGGCTGTATTGCGACGTGGCGGCACCTTGGTTTCCACCTTGAACGAGCCCGCCCGCAACCGCCCGGATGCGTATGGCAAGAACAGCCGCTTTTTTCTGGTTGAGCCCAGTGGGGCGCAGCTTGCAGACATCGCGCAGTTGATCAAGGGCGAGCTGGTGAGCGTCAAGGTCAATGTCACTTTCCCGCTGAAAGACGCTGCGGCGGCTCAGGATTACCTGGAAAAATCCCATATTGAAGGGAAGGTGGTTTTGACGGTCGATGGGTGAGGGTTGGCGCGATCTTGTTCACGAAGCAATTCGTAGGACCGGCTTTAGCCGGGAGGCCGGAAGGTCTGACGCCGCAACTGCTGCGAATGTACCTGCCTCCTCCCGGCTGAAGCCGGTCCTACGGGATCTGTTCAACTTCAAAGGGGTGTGATGAGGATCAAGACGGTATCTACACCATGAAGGCAGCAAGTTTTTGCGTATCAAGATATGTCGCAAAACCTTAACATCGACACCTCGTCCCGCTGCCCGTATGGTCCCCGTGAAGTTCAAATTGCCTACCACTGCCACTGCACCCTTTTGCCCGTCTGCGGTTACCGACAGCGTCGCCATTCCCGCCAATGCCTCTTTGGCGCGCAAGATGATGCTGTTTGTCGGCCCCGGCCTGCTGGTCTCCATCGGCTACATGGACCCCGGCAACTGGGCAACCGCCATTGAAGCTGGCTCGCGCTTCGGTTATTCGCTGTTGTTTGTGGTGGTGCTGGCGAGCCTGTCGGGCATGGTGTTGCAGAACCTGTGCTCGCGCCTGGGGATTGCCACCGGCCGCGATCTTGCGCAGTTGTCCGCCTCGCGTTACAACCCGCGCGTCGCCAAAGGTCAGTGGTTATTGGCCGAGCTGTCGATTGTCGCCACAGACCTTGCCGAGGTGCTGGGCGCAGCGTTGGCCTTTCATCTGTTACTCGGCGTGTCCATCACCGTCGGCGTGGCGTTGACCGCCTTCGATACGCTGATCGTGCTGGCCTTGCAGGGTGCCAACGTCCGGCGTCTGGAGGCCATCGTCCTGGGGTTGATCGCGACCATTGGCGCCTGTTTTACGGTCGAGCTGATCCTCATCAAGCCATTCTGGCCGGACGTCTTTGCCGGGCTGAAGCCCAGTTGGGATGTGCTCAGTGGCCAGGAGCCGTTGTACATCGCCATCGGTATCCTCGGCGCGACCGTCATGCCGCATAACCTCTATCTGCATTCTTCAGTGGTGCAGACCCGGGTCAACGGCAGCGATAACGCCAGCAAGGCCAGCGCGATCAAGTTCGCCCGCATCGACACCATTGCCTCCCTGAGTCTGGCGTTGCTGATAAATGCAGCGATCCTGATTCTGGCCGCCGCTGCATTCCACCAGAGCGGGCACACCGAGGTGGTGGAAATTCAGGACGCTTATCACTTGCTTGACCCGTTGGTGGGCGGTGCCGTGGCCAGCGTATTGTTCGGCATAGCCTTGCTGGCGGCGGGGCAGAGTTCGACGTTTACCGGCACCATCGCCGGCCAGGTGGTCCTCGAAGGATTCCTGCAGGCCAAGATTCCCTGCTGGCAGCGGCGGTTGATCACCCGCGCCCTGGCGTTGATTCCTGCATTGATCGGCGTGATGTGGCTCGGTGATAGCTCGGTGGGCAAGATGCTGGTGCTCAGTCAGGTGGTGCTCAGCCTGCAACTGCCATTCGCCCTCTGGCCGTTGATTCGTTTCACCAGCGACCGGCATTTGATGGGGCCGTTCGTCAACAGCCGCTTGGTGCAGACCGCTGCCTGGTGCCTGTTCGGCCTGATCTCGGCGGCGAACCTGACCCTGCTGTGGTTCTGGATCAGCTGATTACGACCTGAACTCCCCGGGCGCCTTTGACTCACAACCCTGTCAGCACATCAGGCGTCTGCGAGCAGGAGCGAGCCCTTTGAAAGTCGAGAGTGCAAATCTTCCCGGTGCCGAACGCGAAAAGGGCAGAATTTTCGAGACCGATCTGCCCGCGCGGCTTGATCGTCTGCCCTGGGGGCGTTTCCACACGCTGCTGGTGTTCGCGCTGGGCATTACCTGGTTGCTCGACGGCTTGGAAGTGACGCTGGCCGGTTCGGTTTCAGGCGCGCTCAAGTCCAGCGAATTGCTGCAGATGTCCAACACCGATATCGGCCTGGCGGGTGGGGTTTACATCGCCGGCGCTGTGCTGGGTGCCTTGTTCTTTGGCTGGCTGACCGATCGCCTCGGTCGTCGCAAGTTGTTCTTCATCACCCTGATACTTTACGTCGGTGCTACTGCAGCGACGGCATTTTCCTGGAATGTCGCAAGTTTTCTGCTGTTTCGCTTCCTCACCGGGATGGGCATCGGCGGGGAATACACGGCGATCAACTCGACCATTCAGGAATTCACCCCGGCGCGCTACCGTGGCTGGGTGGACCTGACGATCAATGGCACGTTCTGGTTGGGCGCTGCATTGGGGGCGGCAGGCTCGATTGTCTTGCTCGATCCGCAATGGGTCGGCGGCGATCTGGGCTGGCGGTTGTGCTTCGGCATCGGTGCGGCACTCGGGCTGATCATCCTGTTCATGCGCCTGTGGCTGCCGGAAAGTCCGCGCTGGTTATTGATCCACAATCAGGCGGATGAAGCGCGACGCATCGTCGAGCAGATCGAAGCAGGCATGATCAAGCAGGGCCATCGATTAACCGCCGTCACCAGCACGCCGCTGCGTTTACATGCCAGGGATCACACGCCGCTGCGGGAGATATTCCAGACCTTGTTCGTCAAGTTTCGCCAGCGGGCGTTGGTTGGCATGACGCTGTTGACGGCCCAGGCCTTTTTCTATAACGCGATTTTCTTCACTTACGCGCTGGTGCTGACCGATTTCTATCAGGTTCCGCCTGAGCAGGTCGGCTGGTACGTGTTGCCGCTGGCCTTGGGCAATTTTTGCGGCCCGCTGCTGCTGGGGCGCTTGTTCGATGTGATCGGCCGTCGGGTGATGATCAGCCTGACCTACGGGATCTCCGGCGTGCTGCTGGCGATCTGCGGCTACCTGTTTCAGCAAGGCGTTCTGGATGTGACGCAGCAGGCGATTGCCTGGATGGTGATTTTCTTCTTCGCTTCAGCAGCAGCCAGCTCAGCGTACCTGACGGTGGCCGAGACCTTCCCGCTGGAAATTCGCGCATTGGCGATTGCCGTGTTCTATGCCTTTGGCACCGGTTTGGGCGGAATCATCGGGCCGAGCCTGTTCGGCTACCTGATCCAGACCCATGAGCGCAGCAATGTGCTGATCGGCTATTTGATCGGGGCGGGCCTGATGATTATGGCGGCAGTTGTCCAGGGCATCTGGGGCGCAGCGGCCGAGCGCAAATCGCTGGAACAGGTGGCCAGGCCACTGTCGCAAGCTCTGGATTGAGCAAAGAGCGCTTGACTCACTTACTCAATGCAGAGCAAAAAGGGCGCCACGTTTGGTCAGCAGAATGTGATCGGCGGAGAGAAACAGCAAACCTAATGGGTCGCTGAGAGCGCCGTAAATGAAGTTGCCGGTAATCATGTCCAGCTCGAACAAGTCTCTGAGACCCAGAAGGTTATCTGCGGCATCCCCTCGCAGGGCCAGTGACGAGCTGAAATCAATGATTGAAAGCTGAGCGATCAGTGACTGCAGTAAGGCTGAATTGCTCTCGATAGACATGGCGTAACCCTGAAATACAGCGTACAGACTGGAACGCTATGCAGGTGGGATAGCCTGTTATCGCCGTTGGTTCAGTTCCCGGTGACTAAACTGGACCAAAGGTAATGACGCCAGACCCGGATCAAGGCTTGATCCGGTCGGCAATGGTTCGTAAATCATCGACGGTATCCTGCAGCTTGACGACCTGACGACTCACATCTTCGGCATCCTTGGCGTGAATCGAATGCTGGAGAAACACCGCGTGTCCGGCCAGGCTCAGGGAAATACTTTCCAGATCATTTGCGGTTTTTTGCAGGTCTTGCTGAATTTCTTTCAAGGATCAATGCTCAGGGTTACGACTCAAGAAGCCGAATCGTTTGGCCTTTGAGGTCAGCAGGATGTTCAGCGTTTATTTGCTGCGCGCCTTGGCCTCGGCGGCCAGGCATTCCAGAGCAAACTGCTCGGTGTAGGTCATCTGGATCGGGGTTGTTTCGCCCTTGACGGTACGTTCGCCTTCCAGGATGTAGCGCATGCGTTTGTCGGTGACACCGATGCGCTTGGCAATCCACGAGGGCGTTTGACCGATGCGGCTGATCAGTTTGTCAGCGTATTCGGTGGCGGGGTTGTAATGTTCAGCGTTGGGAGTCATGTCGCGTCCAGATAAAGTGTTGCGGCGATGGCATCGCATTCGGGCGACATAGTGCTTGAATCAGCAACCCGTGTCTCCTGCGAGCAGTCAACCAATCCGCCGATTACTCGTCTTCCTGTTCGGAGTAAGAGTCCAGCAGTGCTGCCAGGGCCAGGGTGCGTTGCAGCCCGGAAGTCGTCGCCATGATTTCGGCGACCGCCGCTATGGCCGCAGCCTTGGCTTCGGCGCGCCCTGCGTCGGTGTTGTTAAGCGTGGCGTCCTGCGCGGCTTCGATGATCGATTGCTCAAAGCTGTTCATAGGTGTGCTCGGCAAGGAAAGGTTTTCCGGATAAGGCCATGAAGCGGCTACAGCTGCACATCATTGACAGGCTCCAGGCGAGGCGGTGCGGGTTCGTCGAGCATGTCCAGCACCGAGATTTCGATGTCACGGCACAGTGCGTTCAACGGCAGATCATTGGGTTGGGTGTCGAAAGGGTCGGCTATCTGGTCGCCCAGCGCGTCCAGTCCGAAAAAAGTATAAGCCAATACCAGCACCGCAAACGGCGTGAACCAGCCGATGCTGTCCACCAGGCAGAACGGCAGCAGGAAGCAATAGACATGCACGATGCGGTGCAGCATCAGAATGTAAGGGTAGGGGATCGGTGTATTGCTGATCCGCTCGCAGCCGCCCAGCACGTAAGACAACCGGTTCAGCTGCTGATCCATGTCGGCTTTCAACGGATCACCGATGCTGCTTTGCCGCGCCTGGTCCATCAGCCGCTGGCCGATCAGACCCAGCAGCACGCTCGGCGGGTTTTCCTTGTCGAAGGTGGCGCGTTGCAGGGCAGGCTCCAGCAGCCTACAGCTGTCCTCACCAGGTTTCTCGCCGCGCAGCCAGTCCTTGAGCAAGTAGCTGAAGGCAATCAGCGCATCAAGGAGTGCACGTCGCTCACTCGTCGGCAGGTTGGGCATCATGCTCAGGCTTTGCCGGGTCAGGTTGCGGGTCACGATGGACAGCTCGGACCACAGCGTGCGCGCCTCCCAGAACCTTTGGTAAGCCACGGTGTTGCGAAAGCCGAGGAAGATCGCCAGCGTCAGCCCCCACAAGGTGAATGGCGTTGCGGTCAGCACTACTTTGTAATCGAACAGCTTGCCATGAGTAGCAACCACCACCGAACTGATCAGCACCGTGAACAGCACTTTGGGCCAGATCGCCGGCACGATGGTGCCGCGGATGGCAAATAACAGCGCCCAAAGGGACGGTTTCTGTGGGCGGGTAATCATTCAGCAACTCGGTGTGGGGAAAGCAATGCCCGCAATTCTGCCCTATCGGTGTCAGATGATCAGCATTTGCGTTCCTTCTCGGCGGTTTTTTTGCACGTCGCTGGGTAATTTTCTTCAATACGCAGTGGGTGCGCGTCTTTACCGTGATCGACTCATTCCAGGGTTCAGTCAGGGTATTCAGATGAGTGTGTTTCTTTCCATGGCCGCCTTCGCGCTGGCTTCGTCGATCACGCCGGGACCGGTCAATATCGTTGCCTTGAGTTCGGGGGCCCGATTTGGGCTGGGACCGGCGTTGCAGCATGTGGCTGGCGCGACCCTGGGCTTTACGTTATTGCTGGTGTTGACCGGTTTTGGATTGCAAGAGTTGCTGATTCAGTGGCCGTTCCTGACCCAGGGGATCAAGTGGGCAGGGGTGGGTTTTCTGTTGTACATGGCGTGGAAACTGGCCCGTGACAACGGACGCCTAAATGTCGATCAGGCCAGCGACCGGCCGTCGATGCTCTACGGCGCAGTCATGCAGTGGCTCAACCCCAAAGCCTGGCTGGCGTGTATTGCCGGGATGGGCGCCTTTGCCGCCAGCGGCGAGGCGCGGCTGATCTGGCAGTTTGCCGCGATCTACCTGGTGATTTGTTATCTGTCCCTGGCGTGCTGGGCTTTTGCCGGGACTTTCCTGCGCCACTATTTAAGCAGTGCGCTGGGTATTCGCGTGTTCAACCGCTGCATGGCCTTGCTGCTGGTGGGCTGCGCTGTTTATCTGCTGGCCGCTTAGAGCTTGTATTGGCCTGGGGTCGCGGCGAGATGTTTCTTGAACGCCCGTTGAAAATGCGCCTGATCGGCGAAGCCGGTTTCCTGAGCAACGTCGGCGATCAGACGGCCGCTTTTGAGCTGGGTGCGGGCGTGTTGAATCCGTCGATTGATCAGGTAGGCATGGGGCGTCATGTGGTAGCGCTGTTCGAAGGCGCGAATCAGATACGACGCCGAGATATTCGCCGCGCCACAGATATCGTCGAGGCTGATCGCGGCCTTGAAGTTATCGTTGATGTACTGCGCAGCCCGTTCCACGCGGTCCACGGGTTGGTCGGTATGCAGAACAGCACTGCCCAGTGTCTGTTGCATCTGGGTGAAGAAGCAAACCGCAGCGCATTGTTTGTCGAGTACATCGGTTTCGCTGCCGATCAACGTGGCGTACAGCTGATTGATGCCCCGAAACAGCTCGACGCAGCTGCTGTGAGTCTGGGCGATGGGCTGGAAATCAAGGTTGGCGTCCATACCCAGCTGGTGCTGAAGGTTTCGTAGCCACAGGCTGTCGACGTACAGCATGAGATACGACCAATGCTGGTCGGCAATCGGGTTGCAGGCATGCACATCACCTGGATTCATCAGCACCACTGTGCCGGTTTGGACGCGCTGGCTGGTCTTCTCATGCAGGTACGTGCTTTGCCCGGCGGTGATTGCGCCGATGGAAAACACTTCGTGGGAATGCTTGGCGTAACAGAATTTGCGCCCATCGCCCACCGAGCGCGCCTTGATGAAAGGCAAGCGTGGGTCGCGCCAGAAAAACGGTGCGGCCAAGCGTTTGGCGCTGTCCTGGTCCATGCCGAATCAGTCCCGAGGAAGAGTAGACAGTGAGATTAGCCTATCCGGGGTTCGGGCTGTCAATCCAGCATCGGCATTCAAGCGGCGTTGTGTAACTCGATCAAGCCTTGAAACCAGTCCATGAACACCCGACAGCGTTCCGGTAGATGGCGGCGATGGGCATACACCAGGGAAATCTTCATCGGCGCGGGACGAAACTCAGGCAGGATTTCAATCAAGTCACCGCGCAGCAGATGTTTGCGCATGCCCATGCGCGGCGACTGGACGATGCCCAGATTGCCCAGACAAGCGGCTTCATAGGCCTGAACATTGTTGACGGTCACGCTGTGCGGCATGGCCACTGTGTGGGTTTTGTCCTGATCCTGGTATTCGAAGTGCGCGGTGCTCGCGCCGAACGCCATCACATAATTGATCAAGCGATGCTGCTGCAACTCCGCGAGGCTGGTTGGGACGCCATATTGCCGCGCGTAACCGGCACCGACGCAATTGACCATCGACAAGTCGCCCAGGCTGCGCGCCACCAGATGCGAGTCCGGCAGCTCGCCGATGCGCAAAACGCAATCGAAGCCTTCGCGCACCAGATCGACCCGCCGATCGGTGCTGCTGATTTCCAGGTCAATCCCGGGATGCAGGCTCAGGAATTCACTCAGGCGCGGCAGAAGGATGTTGTGCGCCATGGCGGTCGGCATGTCGACCCGTAACCGACCGCTGAGCATTGAATCGCTGCGGAACAAGCCTTCAAGTTCATCCATCTGCGCTAGCATGTCTTTGCTGCGTTCATACAATAGCTGCCCATCAGGCGTGACCTGAACCCGGCGCGTGGTTCGCAATAACAGGCGCGTGCCAAGCAGTTCCTCGAGAGCCTGGACCTGTTCGGACACGGTTGAGCGCGGCAGGCCCAAAGCTTCGCTGGCCTGAGTAAAACTCGACAGTTCGGCGACGCGCACGAAGGTGCGCAACAGTTCCAGTTTGTTCATAGCCGAATGAATCTCCGTAGATGTCGCCTTGATCCCATCACACAACCCGTAGGATCCTGTGTGCTGGCCGACATCGCGGTGTAAGCGACATGGATAAATCCTCTGCGCGGCTTTCTTTCAATTGTTCGCTTAAAGCGTCTAGTTATTTCGATTATCAGCAGTTTATCGCTAGTGGATCGAACAATAGACTCGTTCCCACTCCCTGACCACTCTCTTCGAGGAATACCCATGAGCAAGAAAATCGCTTTGATTACCGGTGCCAGTCGTGGCCTTGGCAAAAGCACGGCGTTGCACCTGGCGGCTCAAGGTGTCGATGTCATTGGCACCTATCACAGCAAGCAGGCCGAAGCCCAGGCCGTAGTCGCCGAAATTGAGGCGCTTGGCGGTCGTGCGCACATGCTGCAACTGGATGTCAGCGACAGCAGCAGTTTCGATGCGTTCAGTACGCAGCTTGCCCAGGCGCTTGGGGAGGTTTTCCAGGCCAGTCAGTTTGATTTCCTGGTCAACAATGCGGGCGTCGGCATTTACAACAGCTTTGCCGAAACCAGCGAGGCGCAGTTCGATCAGTTGGTGGATATTCACTTCAAGGGGCCGTTTTTCCTGACCCAGAAACTGCTGCCGTTGCTGGCCGATGGCGGGCGCATCGTCAATGTATCCAGCGGTCTCGCACGCTTCAGCATGGTCGGCTACGCGGCGTATGCCTCGATGAAAGGTGCCATCGAAGTCTGGACCCGTTACCTGGCCAAGGAACTCGGACCACGCGGCATCAACGTCAACGTGCTGGCCCCCGGCGCAATTGCGACGGATTTTGGCGGCGGGACAGTGCGGGACAATGCTGAAGTCAACCAGATGATTGCTTCCAGTACGGCATTGGGACGGGTCGGCGAAGCCGATGACATCGGCGCGGCGATCAGCATGTTGCTAGGTGACGGCGGGAAGTGGATCAACGGGCAGCGGATCGAGGCGTCGGGCGGGATTTTCCTCTAAAACCCGTGGAGGCTTGCCCGCGAAGGCGTCAACTCTGGCGATGAAAAATGCGACCAGACGATGATTCGCGGGCAAGCCTCGCCAACAGCTTTATTTTCTGATCGGCACGATCTCGGTGATCTGGCCGTTGGTGATCTGCACCATCACGTATTTGTCGTTGATCTTGACCCACTGGGCTTCTTTGGACGGCGCTTTGAGGCCGTGCTTGCTCCAGTCCTTCATGCCGGCTTCAGGCCGCTGGAATTTTGCTGGCGCCCGGGAACCCAGTTCCAGGTCGCGGATATTCTCTTTGGATTGTTCAACTTTCGGTTCAGGCTTTTCCTGAGCCTGGACGGCAACGCTGGTGACAGAAACGCAGCCAAGAATAGCCAGACAAGCGATGAGCGATTTACTGTTCATAAGTGG
This genomic window from Pseudomonas sp. G.S.17 contains:
- a CDS encoding NADP-dependent oxidoreductase — protein: MATMKAIRIHQFGDSSVLRLEFIEIPHPQVGEVLVRIAAASVNPVDYKIRQGEFPPVSAEKLPITQGRDFSGVVEQVGSGVGSFAKGDRVFGMVGGDASYAEYAVIKVEHLAKIPENLDFIHAAAVPLAAQTAWQALFDHGHLEAGQRVLIQGASGGVGHFAVQLAAAKGAMVYATGSDKSARFISALGADRVIDYTRERFEDVCSNIDLVINLVSGEMQQRSWAVLRRGGTLVSTLNEPARNRPDAYGKNSRFFLVEPSGAQLADIAQLIKGELVSVKVNVTFPLKDAAAAQDYLEKSHIEGKVVLTVDG
- a CDS encoding Nramp family divalent metal transporter, encoding MKFKLPTTATAPFCPSAVTDSVAIPANASLARKMMLFVGPGLLVSIGYMDPGNWATAIEAGSRFGYSLLFVVVLASLSGMVLQNLCSRLGIATGRDLAQLSASRYNPRVAKGQWLLAELSIVATDLAEVLGAALAFHLLLGVSITVGVALTAFDTLIVLALQGANVRRLEAIVLGLIATIGACFTVELILIKPFWPDVFAGLKPSWDVLSGQEPLYIAIGILGATVMPHNLYLHSSVVQTRVNGSDNASKASAIKFARIDTIASLSLALLINAAILILAAAAFHQSGHTEVVEIQDAYHLLDPLVGGAVASVLFGIALLAAGQSSTFTGTIAGQVVLEGFLQAKIPCWQRRLITRALALIPALIGVMWLGDSSVGKMLVLSQVVLSLQLPFALWPLIRFTSDRHLMGPFVNSRLVQTAAWCLFGLISAANLTLLWFWIS
- a CDS encoding MFS transporter, which encodes MKVESANLPGAEREKGRIFETDLPARLDRLPWGRFHTLLVFALGITWLLDGLEVTLAGSVSGALKSSELLQMSNTDIGLAGGVYIAGAVLGALFFGWLTDRLGRRKLFFITLILYVGATAATAFSWNVASFLLFRFLTGMGIGGEYTAINSTIQEFTPARYRGWVDLTINGTFWLGAALGAAGSIVLLDPQWVGGDLGWRLCFGIGAALGLIILFMRLWLPESPRWLLIHNQADEARRIVEQIEAGMIKQGHRLTAVTSTPLRLHARDHTPLREIFQTLFVKFRQRALVGMTLLTAQAFFYNAIFFTYALVLTDFYQVPPEQVGWYVLPLALGNFCGPLLLGRLFDVIGRRVMISLTYGISGVLLAICGYLFQQGVLDVTQQAIAWMVIFFFASAAASSAYLTVAETFPLEIRALAIAVFYAFGTGLGGIIGPSLFGYLIQTHERSNVLIGYLIGAGLMIMAAVVQGIWGAAAERKSLEQVARPLSQALD
- a CDS encoding bestrophin family protein, which codes for MITRPQKPSLWALLFAIRGTIVPAIWPKVLFTVLISSVVVATHGKLFDYKVVLTATPFTLWGLTLAIFLGFRNTVAYQRFWEARTLWSELSIVTRNLTRQSLSMMPNLPTSERRALLDALIAFSYLLKDWLRGEKPGEDSCRLLEPALQRATFDKENPPSVLLGLIGQRLMDQARQSSIGDPLKADMDQQLNRLSYVLGGCERISNTPIPYPYILMLHRIVHVYCFLLPFCLVDSIGWFTPFAVLVLAYTFFGLDALGDQIADPFDTQPNDLPLNALCRDIEISVLDMLDEPAPPRLEPVNDVQL
- a CDS encoding LysE family translocator — translated: MSVFLSMAAFALASSITPGPVNIVALSSGARFGLGPALQHVAGATLGFTLLLVLTGFGLQELLIQWPFLTQGIKWAGVGFLLYMAWKLARDNGRLNVDQASDRPSMLYGAVMQWLNPKAWLACIAGMGAFAASGEARLIWQFAAIYLVICYLSLACWAFAGTFLRHYLSSALGIRVFNRCMALLLVGCAVYLLAA
- a CDS encoding AraC family transcriptional regulator gives rise to the protein MDQDSAKRLAAPFFWRDPRLPFIKARSVGDGRKFCYAKHSHEVFSIGAITAGQSTYLHEKTSQRVQTGTVVLMNPGDVHACNPIADQHWSYLMLYVDSLWLRNLQHQLGMDANLDFQPIAQTHSSCVELFRGINQLYATLIGSETDVLDKQCAAVCFFTQMQQTLGSAVLHTDQPVDRVERAAQYINDNFKAAISLDDICGAANISASYLIRAFEQRYHMTPHAYLINRRIQHARTQLKSGRLIADVAQETGFADQAHFQRAFKKHLAATPGQYKL
- a CDS encoding LysR substrate-binding domain-containing protein is translated as MNKLELLRTFVRVAELSSFTQASEALGLPRSTVSEQVQALEELLGTRLLLRTTRRVQVTPDGQLLYERSKDMLAQMDELEGLFRSDSMLSGRLRVDMPTAMAHNILLPRLSEFLSLHPGIDLEISSTDRRVDLVREGFDCVLRIGELPDSHLVARSLGDLSMVNCVGAGYARQYGVPTSLAELQQHRLINYVMAFGASTAHFEYQDQDKTHTVAMPHSVTVNNVQAYEAACLGNLGIVQSPRMGMRKHLLRGDLIEILPEFRPAPMKISLVYAHRRHLPERCRVFMDWFQGLIELHNAA
- a CDS encoding SDR family oxidoreductase, with the protein product MSKKIALITGASRGLGKSTALHLAAQGVDVIGTYHSKQAEAQAVVAEIEALGGRAHMLQLDVSDSSSFDAFSTQLAQALGEVFQASQFDFLVNNAGVGIYNSFAETSEAQFDQLVDIHFKGPFFLTQKLLPLLADGGRIVNVSSGLARFSMVGYAAYASMKGAIEVWTRYLAKELGPRGINVNVLAPGAIATDFGGGTVRDNAEVNQMIASSTALGRVGEADDIGAAISMLLGDGGKWINGQRIEASGGIFL
- a CDS encoding RcnB family protein; the encoded protein is MNSKSLIACLAILGCVSVTSVAVQAQEKPEPKVEQSKENIRDLELGSRAPAKFQRPEAGMKDWSKHGLKAPSKEAQWVKINDKYVMVQITNGQITEIVPIRK